The sequence CGCCGTGATCACCGCGGGCAAGGTCGTCGCCGAGGGCGCCCCCGGCACGCTGGCCGGCCGCGCCGACGCCCGCACGACCGTCCACTGGACCGGCCCCGACGGCACCTCGCACGCCGAGGAGACCGACACCCCGACCCGCGTCGTCACCGAACTCGCCCGCCGCTTCGACGGGGAGATACCCGGACTGCGGGTGACCCAGCCGACCCTTGAGGACGTCTACCTGCGACTCATCGGACAGGAGACCCCGCGATGACCGCGGCGAATGCCCCGACTCCCGCGGGCCACCCCGATCCCGATCCCGATCCCGCGTCCGGTGCCGGCCCGGGCGCCGGCCTCGGCGCCGACCCAGGCGCCAGTCTCGGCACCGACCCCGGTCCCGCCGAGGGGCGAGGCGCGGGCGGCACCAGCCGGCTGGCCGGCCGTCGCGGCGGCCACGACGGCACCGCCACCGCACGGCTGCCCGGTGCCTGGCAACTCGGTCTGCACCGGGGCGCGATGGAGATCAAGCTCTTCTTCCGTCAGCGTGAGCAGGTCGTCTTCACCTTCGCCTTCCCGATCATCTTCCTCTTTCTCTTCGCCTCGATCTTCAGCGACAACATGAAGAACACGGGCACCAGCGCCTCCCAGTACTACGTCACCTCGATGATCGCCTCCGGCATCATGTCGACCAGCTTCCAGTCACTGGGCATCTCGATCGCGATCGAGCGGGACGAGAAGGTGTTGCGGCGGCTGCGCGGCACCCCGATGCCCCCGGCCGCGTACTTCCTCGGCAAGATCTGGCTGGTCTTGACCACTGGCATCTTCGAAACTGCGATCCTCCTCGTCTTCGGCACCACCGTGTACGGCGTGGACCTGCCCTCCACGCCCGTCAAGTGGCTGACCTTCGGTTGGGTGTTCGTCCTGGGCATCACCGGATGCGCGCTGCTCGGCATCGCGATCAGCAGCGTGCCGAAGTCCGGACGCAGCGCCACCTCCGTGGTGGTCCTGCCCTTCCTGGTGCTCCAGTTCATCTCCGGTGTCTACATCCTCATTGACACGATTCCGAACTGGATGCTCACTGTCGGCTCCTTCTTCCCGCTCAAGTGGCTCTGCCAGGGGCTGCGCGGGGTCTTCCTACCGCAGGCCGCCGCCGCCCTCGAACCGGCGGGCGCCTGGGAGTTCGGCCGTACCGCCCTGGTCCTCGCCGCGTGGTGCGTCGGCGGCCTCCTGCTGTGCCTGTTCACCTTCCGCTGGAAGAACCGCAACGACGCGTGAGACGGCGTCTGACCCGAGGAGAACAGGGCGACCTGTGGGTGAAGGAGCCCTCGGCGAAGTCGAGTTCGGCCGGCCCGCGCGGGATTGCGGTGAGCGGGTGTCGGTGGCGGCGCCGGTGCCGGCGGGATGGAGGGGCCGTGAGGAGGCGCATGGTCGTGTCCGTCCATGGACCCGGCGCGTGGCCGTATTCGATCGCGCCTGCGGGAGAGATGCGGAACGCCTGCGGATCGGTGGACGCGGTCCGTTTGCAGTACTGACGGTGATTCGATTCCATAGCCAGAGACATGGCATCCTCGAATTTCCTTGCTCGCGCGGTGAAAGGGGCCGACGCCGGTCCAGTCCCGAATGGGCGTGCTCCGACCTCGTTTTCGTCAACGCTACGACCTGCGGCGGGAGTCGTCATCCCCCCACGGGTGGAGTCCGGGTGGAGAAATTTCTCCACCCGGGAATCAACCCGGGGGTGGAGGACGCGGCGCCGTCATCACCGTACATTTTCGAGCAGCGGGAAATCCCCGCCGGGTCGTCAATTCGCATATAAGCGGAAGGGACAGTCGCCGTGAGCCAGCTGCGAGGCTTTCTCCCCTGGATCGTGTTCGCCGTCGTGTCGAGTCTCGCCTGGCAGTGGGCGGCGCTTCTGGCGCTGGCCCTGGGCGTGCTCTTTCTGGTGAAGGACCGCAGGGCGGGAGTGACCGCGGACGCGCAGATATTGGAGTTCGGCACGGTTGCCTACTTCGGTGCGCTGACCGCGGTGGCCTTCGCCGACCCTCACTCGCCGCTGCGTGATGTCGCCGGCGGACTGTCCTCGGCGTGGCTGGCGCTGATTGCAGCGGTGACGCTGTTGGTGCGGCGGCCGTTCGTCCTGGGCATCGCCAAGCGGCATACCGCACCGGAGGTATGGACCACTCCGCTCTTCCGGCGTACCTGCACGGTGCTCACCGGCGCCTGGACGATCGGTTTTACGCTCAGTGCGGTTGCCACCCTTGCCTGCGAGGCCGCCGGCTCCGGGACTCTGCCCCGGGTCATCGTCCAGGTCCTCGGCTTCGGCCTGCCGGCCGCGTTCACGCGCTCCTACGTCAAGAAGGTCCGCGATCGCGCCCGCGGCTCTCACGGCTCCCACGTCCCGGCGATAGCCGTCGGCGGCGAGACGACGTTCAGTACTGCCCCGACGGCCGGCCGGTGACGGCCCGGGGGCGGTGTGCTCGCGGTGGTCGTCGTCCCGGCACGCTGACGCGCCCCGCCGAGGGCGGGGCGCGTCAGCGTGCGGGGCGCGGGTGGAGCAGGGGCCGGGTCAGCAGGAGAGGTTGTTGCCCGCGGGGACGCCGAGGATGGAGGTGAAGTTCTCGTAGGCGTTGACGCGGTCCTGGACCTCGGCGGGGTTGCCGCCGTTGCACTCGATGCTGCCG comes from Streptomyces sp. NBC_00448 and encodes:
- a CDS encoding ABC transporter permease — encoded protein: MEIKLFFRQREQVVFTFAFPIIFLFLFASIFSDNMKNTGTSASQYYVTSMIASGIMSTSFQSLGISIAIERDEKVLRRLRGTPMPPAAYFLGKIWLVLTTGIFETAILLVFGTTVYGVDLPSTPVKWLTFGWVFVLGITGCALLGIAISSVPKSGRSATSVVVLPFLVLQFISGVYILIDTIPNWMLTVGSFFPLKWLCQGLRGVFLPQAAAALEPAGAWEFGRTALVLAAWCVGGLLLCLFTFRWKNRNDA